Genomic window (Bacillus vallismortis):
TTTATGCCATCGGCGGCGACATTCAAAGAATCGGCTCGGATATTTTCCTCTGCACGCCTGACAACGTAGATGTATCAGGCACAATTTCTGAGCTCATATCTGAAGACGAACATCAGAGGTGGTAAAGCCAGATGATCCTTTATCAAGTTTTTTCGGTTTTAAGCTTATTAATCACAATATACTCATTTGCCCTGATCATATATATTTTTATGTCATGGGTGCCGAGTACGAGGGAAACAGCTGTCGGGCGTTTTTTAGCTTCGATTTGTGAACCATATCTCGAGCCATTCAGAAAAATCATCCCACCAATCGGAATGCTGGATATTTCTCCGATCGTGGCTATTCTTGTGCTTCGGTTTGCGACAACTGGCTTGTGGGGGCTTTATCGCATGATTGCGTTTTAAAGTGACAGTTTGATAGGGGGCTTGGCAGCAGCCAAGCCTCTTTACATAGAAGGGAAAGACGATGAGCGATATATATCAGCACTTCAGAAAAGACGAGCGGGCCTTTATTGATCAGGCGCTCGAATGGAAAAGCATTGTCCAGGAACAGTACAGGATGAAGCTGACCGACTTTTTAGACCCCCGAGAGCAGGTCATCCTCTCTGCTGTTACGGGACAGGCAGACGTCGGGCTTGCTTTTTCCGGCGGCTATGGCAGAGCTGAGCGAAAACGGGCGATTCTGTATCCAGAGTACATAACGCCGGAAGAATCGGATTTTGAACTGCAGGCGTTTAACGTCCGTTATGCTGAAAAATTTGTCTCAGTAGATCACCGTTCTCTGCTTGGTGCATTAATGGGCATAGGCTTAAAGCGGCAAAAGTTTGGTGACATCGTGTTTTCTGAGACATCAGTGCAATTGATTGTCTCAGCCGATACCGCAGATTTTGTGGCTGCACAGCTGACCCAAGCAGGCAAAGCGGCGGTCAGCTTAGAGAAAATTGACTTGTCAGACCTTAACATTCCCGCAGTTGATGTCGAAATAAGAGATGACACGGTTTCTTCTTTAAGGCTTGATGCCGTCTGCGCCTCTATGAGCAGGCAATCCCGCCAGAAATCACAGACGCTTGTGAAAAACGGCCTCGTGAAAGTGAACTGGAAGGTAGTTGAAGATCCTTCATACATGGTGGCAGAAGGGGACATGCTGTCTATCAGAGGCTTTGGCCGGTGCAGCTTGACAAAAATCGAAGGAAAAACCAAAAAAGACAAATGGAGAGTTACGTTTGAACGACAAAAATAGTCGGTTTTTCAGTTTTTTTCTCCATCTGTGCGAAATTTGTTTTATAATGTGAACTAGATAACCGTACTGAAATGTAAAAATGGAGGTGGCATCATGCCATTAACGCCAAATGATATTCACAACAAGACGTTTACAAAAAGTTTTCGCGGATATGATGAAGATGAAGTAAATGAATTCCTAGCGCAAGTCAGAAAAGATTACGAAATTGTTCTCCGTAAGAAAACTGAGCTTGAAGCGAAAGTCAATGAACTTGATGAAAGAATCGGACACTTTGCCAATATTGAAGAAACGCTGAATAAATCGATTTTAGTTGCTCAAGAAGCGGCTGAAGACGTAAAACGCAATTCTCAAAAAGAAGCAAAGCTGATCGTTCGGGAAGCGGAGAAAAATGCTGATCGCATTATCAACGAATCTTTATCAAAATCAAGAAAAATTGCAATGGAAATTGAAGAGCTGAAAAAGCAGTCTAAAGTTTTCAGAACACGTTTCCAAATGCTGATTGAAGCCCAGCTCGATCTTTTGAAAAATGACGATTGGGATCATCTGCTTGAGTATGAAGTCGACGCAGTATTTGAGGAAAAGGAATAAATTTTCTGATCATCTTGACATTTTCTTAGCTTGTCGAATATAATACGTTCATAAATTCAGATGAAAAGACGGTTGAAAGGGACAGTCATGTTTCCTTCAGGCCTTCATAGCGACCCGGAGATGGTGAGAGTCCGGGATGGCCGGAATCATGTAGATCAGCCCTTAAGTTTCCTTTCTGAACTCACAGTAGGTTAGGACGTTCATCACGTTACGATGCTCGAGAGGAAAAAGCGTATGCTGATGCTGGCTTTTTCTAAAAGGGTGGTACCGCGAGATAAGCTTTCTCGTCCCTTATGGGATGAGAAGGCTTTTTTTATTTTCTGAAAAAATGCAGTGGAGGAATGAAAATGGATTTTAAAGATACGCTCTTAATGCCGAAAACAGATTTCCCGATGCGAGGAAATTTGCCAAACCGTGAGCCTGACATTCAAAAGGAATGGGAAGAAGAGGATATTTACCATCTTGTGCAGGAACGGACGAAAGACCGCCCGAAATTTGTTTTACATGACGGACCTCCGTATGCAAATGGAGACATCCATATGGGGCATGCGCTTAACAAAATTTTGAAGGACTTCATTGTCCGCTATAAATCAATGAGCGGCTTCAACGCGCCGTATGTACCTGGCTGGGATACACACGGGTTGCCGATTGAAACGGCTCTCACAAAAAACAAAAAAGTCAACCGCAAAGAAATGTCAGTAGCGGAATTCCGCAAACTGTGTGAAGAGTACGCTTGGAAGCAAATCGAGGGACAGCGTGAGCAGTTCAAACGCCTTGGTGTCCGCGGTGACTGGGAAAACCCATATGTGACATTAAAACCGGAATACGAAGCGCAGCAAATCCGCGTATTTGGTGAGATGGCAAAACGAGGCTACATTTATAAAGGTCTGAAACCGGTTAACTGGTCACCTTCAAGTGAGTCTGCGTTGGCTGAAGCTGAGATCG
Coding sequences:
- a CDS encoding RNA-binding protein, coding for MSDIYQHFRKDERAFIDQALEWKSIVQEQYRMKLTDFLDPREQVILSAVTGQADVGLAFSGGYGRAERKRAILYPEYITPEESDFELQAFNVRYAEKFVSVDHRSLLGALMGIGLKRQKFGDIVFSETSVQLIVSADTADFVAAQLTQAGKAAVSLEKIDLSDLNIPAVDVEIRDDTVSSLRLDAVCASMSRQSRQKSQTLVKNGLVKVNWKVVEDPSYMVAEGDMLSIRGFGRCSLTKIEGKTKKDKWRVTFERQK
- the divIVA gene encoding septum site-determining protein DivIVA, translated to MPLTPNDIHNKTFTKSFRGYDEDEVNEFLAQVRKDYEIVLRKKTELEAKVNELDERIGHFANIEETLNKSILVAQEAAEDVKRNSQKEAKLIVREAEKNADRIINESLSKSRKIAMEIEELKKQSKVFRTRFQMLIEAQLDLLKNDDWDHLLEYEVDAVFEEKE
- a CDS encoding YggT family protein, whose translation is MILYQVFSVLSLLITIYSFALIIYIFMSWVPSTRETAVGRFLASICEPYLEPFRKIIPPIGMLDISPIVAILVLRFATTGLWGLYRMIAF